From Venturia canescens isolate UGA chromosome 3, ASM1945775v1, whole genome shotgun sequence:
TTATGCTAATTAGACGAAACCTGCGGTGCAAAAAATAGTGTCGACGGGTTTGCCGACCCGGGCTGACAACCTCGGTCAACTTCGCGTCGCAGGTACAGCGTCAAATGAGATACGACAATGTTCTTTACCGTTGCTGCAACCAACTCCCGTCCtgaggtgccttttttcatcgttaacAAACGTAGTCGCACGCTCTTGCGATCGTATAACTCGCGAGATAAGGATTAGTGCAATAGTTAACTGTCAATTATCGAATCGACTATGAGAGTACACGCTCGGCCTGAATAATTTGAGTCCGCACGACCGACTCCGGCTTTGCTGACGAAAACTATCGGGAATGATAAATGCGAACCGCGATAAAATCGATTCCTGACAACTAATTAGTCATTTGTACAGTAATTCCATTGGAACGAGCACCGAGAATGGGCTcgaattcatttcaatttgtTGAACGGCATTAAACACTCCGCAGAGAACAAGCGATTCGTTCGAGGGgggaattggaaaaattagatCGGAATATTAAAAGGCTCTTTGAAGTGTGCACTCAGCTTGAGGCACCTCAAAATCTACAATTCTCTACAGCCTATAAAAACGAATCACGGATGCGTTCGCAGCCGCTGCATATTTATGAAGGTCGGTCCCGAGACGATCATCTCAAACTTTATTAGAAGTTATAAAACGACGCGTGAAGCCGGGATCAAATCATACAACGCGTTTACATGAATGGGCTATTGGGCCATTAAACATTTTGGAATCCGTGATAACGACAAATAatgtgttttaaaaaaattttgaattcgtTTCAAAGTGCCAAAAGTTTGTCCAAATTGTTTATCAACAACTTTTAGGATTTTGCAATGATCGAAAATCAACGTTCGCATCGTTTCGATAGCGAAATTCACCAGGTTTTTACTGGCCCATTCAGTGCCTCAATTCCAGTCCTATGGAGCTATTGGTATTGGAAAATTCCAAAGTTCCTTCAAGATCAAAATACTCTCGTATATGGTCCCGCAATTAGTCACTCAACGGAGGTTCAAGTGTACGAACCGCTCCTATGTAAAGCGTCAAACAATTGCGGAACCGTGAGCACGATTTACACCGGAAATCGGCGTCGCGTCATTGACGAGTATCGGCCCACGAGGAGATACGTCAGAGTGGGTGTCATTGAATACTCGACAATACGATTTGCGGCCATTTCTCCGTGACTTCTATAAATATATCGGTCtcttaaagtagttcggccgttgtATGACTAGTCAGGTTTGCAACTATTTTATGCTGATTAAtttcaagtctaaattattaataaaatgaatacacGCTtgaattgagaatatttttatcatgagaatgtaataaaatgcttttaaaaatatcataaaagatcaaatttatacttcaactagTTAATAATTATTGAGTCGGTGCCGGTGACACTTTAAATAAATACACATAACCTAGAGAACATTTTTgttgtgcgaaagaaagtttatatctgtgtaatggcaccgagaaaaagaaatggtcaattgattaaaaaaagagcACGTGAGCCagtctgaaaaataaatttgatgatatTCCagcgattcccgaatttgccccaagttcaatcagctgttaccagcagtcAACGTAATGACTGGCATCCGCtttcgacgcgtcaaaaactaaagttttttcgtgttttctttttcttaaaagctccgtaaggtaatgtttttttaaaggaacggaatctgtgataaattttcttcgcgatataaacttttccgaagctccaACACCGtaccattttttcacaattaatattattgtgaatTCTCCCATAGGGTGCCGTgtcaaaaactcaaaattataaatgaaatcattcaaaattttgccccgTAAGAGACCCCGGAACTGTGCCTATCGTCATCAGGAGACCTTaccgtactttatcgaacggccGAACGACTTTAAGGGGTCGGAGATCGTGGTCGATTGATCTCGATACCCGAACTTAATTCATAGACGTTCGTTATTTTCCGATTCGACCATTCGCCCGTTTTTCAGAGTTTTTCGATAGATTTGAGAAGTTGAGAGTGCGAGAATATCGGTGAAAGATTCGGAACGGTTGGGACCTCGCAGGCAAGATCGCGACATTGAATCGATCCGCCGTTTTTCCGCGTGGCCATCCGAGCATCGTctgctctctcttttctcccgCCGAATTGGATCCTCATATTTCGCAAACTGATcaaatcaacgattttttttcgaaacgaattaataaaagtATCGAAGCAGTGGCTGTTACGACTCCAAGATTCCGTCGCAAGCGTTTTTTTCGCCCCGGTCGATGGAATTCATTGATAATATCAAAGGCGAGGGCGTTACTTTTCCATTCAGTTTTATTCGAAAGGTTTCTGCACCTCCTCAAACTTTGTAgtttttttcctgatttaCGAGGACCCCGCGGCGCAACTTCGTTTCGATAACTTGTACCGGCGCCCGATTAAATCGAATCCCATACTGTCTCATCTctgttttccattttcattgcGATTTTATACAGTTTAAGTACGTTGAATCGTACGTCAGTTTGAAGACGTCGTTAATGGTGCGGTAAATCCCGACTCTCGATCTTTTAcgatcaatgaaacttttcgaTATTAGTCTCTCGCGTTGCGTTCCCGTAAAGAATATATTCTCGCTTTTTCTTATACCGTGGCGTCGTCAGAGGTCTTGGAATATGATGAATATATCGATACGAAAAGTCAGAAATCTCGTCTCGAGTTCATCCTTTGCCGTCTGCTTCGAGAGATTCTTCGTTGTATCGAGCGAGCggtggaatttttatttttttttaattccttcAAGGATTGAAATGGCTACTGTTGAGTCATTACGCAAATAAATGTCTCAATCAGCACCGTCGTCTCCCAAGTGGCGAGTGAAGAACAAAATCCATTAAGATTTTAAACCGAATTTTTTATGCGCGCTTTATTGAGAATaattttcaacgagaaattgCTTATTTTGGCACGaaactattttcattttttttagcgAATTGCGCCCCCTGCAAGGGGACGAGAGAAGGTTCGATTCGCGTTTGTACAAAGCGAGACCGTCAAGCCTAACTTACTACAAATACGAGCAAGCTCACGTAGGCGTACGTATATGACCGAAAAGATATGCATCAGCGTCGCAGGATCGAGGTACACATTCCCATCACGTCGTAACTCTTTCGCATCGGTTTATTTCACTTGACGCGTACGAACGTTCGTGAATTTCTTTCTCCGTGGATCTCGGGTGCTCCGCGGTGCGACGAATACGAGGCATTTCAGCCGGGAGGGTCGAATCGGTTCGTCAAAAGTTGGAAAGCTTCGCGAATCAGATTCCGTCCAGAAAAGCCACGATCCAATCGATTTCACGGGCATTTCAAAcggacagaaaaatattgtgaaacTGAAGAAGTTAGAGAATCCAAGAATGACTCGATGCGAGCGTGAAACTCATTAAAGAACACCGCGAACGAGGAATCAATCCTCGAAAAGACTTTTGGTGAAGGTAAAAATGAAGAGTTTATTCGTCCCGAAGTAGCCCATGCTCGTGCACTCACGACGATGAGAATTCGCGTCGTCTGTGACGACGACGTGCTCGCAAGGAAATGTCACGCGGGCGTGTACGAATAAGAAGCAGTTATCATGGCATATAGAAGCTTATAGCTTGTAGGAACTACACGTGGATATGCATAGAATGAAATAACATAGCACACGGTCCTACAGCGATATGTGAGCAACGAAAGGGGCCAGAGCTACGAGCGCGCTGGGgtgtaattgaaaaaaagccgGGGGCACGTTCCACCTTTCGAATTCCCAAACGAGTAGAGACGCGTGGCTTTTGCCTGCTGAAACGTGCGCACATCATCAACATCCTCGATCTTGTTCGCGTACAACGATCCTTTGATATCGAAAATGCGGCTCGATTGCACGTGTACAAAAGACTCAGCGGATTCGCGGTATCgaacgattattattttgttgattgctcgaagcagaaacGTGCGATGACGAGGATGCTCTTTGAAGCCTCGCAACTTCACCAGAGCCTTCAACTTTTCCTGGAGAACTGACTTTCTCGAAGCTCACAAGTTTCCGGACGAATGACCAAGTTTTGAAGACACGaagattctcattttttagtGAATTCcttaaataatttgaatatttacaaAATCGACTGTTCATTTTTGGCTCGAAGGAAAGCTTTTCCATTAGAATCAATCTGATTTTCACCTTACAGAGATGATGGAATCGACGAAATAaactttcgaataattttgatGACAGCTTTGATTTCTCACATTTCCTTGACTACTGTCAAATGAATGTTGACAAAAGTGATTCGATAGAGAAACACTTCGTCTCCGAAAAGGGTCGATTTTGGTTCAAGCAATCGAATTTCTTCGGTTTTAATGCGACATGTTTTCGTTTGCAATGATGATTCTTGGaactaataaaatattttatcgtcACGGCGGCCACATGAATATGTATTTATCCTTATAATGTATTTAAAGAGATTTTTTACTCACCGGTATTTGCACGAAACTACCATTGTTCAGCTGCGGATACGAGTATAAAGGTACGACCGGGACGGTACCGTTTTTTACGTATATCGGGCCCTGTATCGGTGTGACACGAGTATTTTTCGGCATATCCGCAGCCTCGTCATCGTAATAATCCTCGACATTACtctcgtcgtcatcgtcgtaaTCCAGAATCGCGTGGATCGAGGTTTTCGCGTCTGCACTACCGTAAGCACCGCCATTCACTCTCGTGTAGCTTTTCGGAAAAACAAGGTTAAAATGAAGTCATTAGAGATTCTCATATCTGCGACGATGATTCTTCGCGAGTATTTGTATGCGTTCAGTTTCTTCGGTTCAAACTTCCTACCGCTATTCCTATTTGCATATTTATTCGACGATGAATCAACCGATGGGTCGACTGAAGTTTGTAATTAATTAGTGCCTTGGTTCGtggatttgaaaatgaaaatattttgaatgattCTCCATAAAACTGGAGCTCGTTCGCgtcatcgaaaaaattcgtattttcattGATGAGAAAACTAGAGCCATTCGAACgtaacgaaaaatgtaaaatgagtaatcgaaaaaaaacaagttttgcGCACTCttcgaatattttcgaatttgcaTTTATTATTGGCCGATTCTCAGATTCCTCAACATGGAAGCTCGAGCTACGCGGTTGGAGGGCGAGAGCGAGAAAGGCGTTGAAGTGGCGAGGCGCGTCGAAGTGAGTAAAATTCACGAAAGCCGAGCGCGTCGCGGGAAGATATCGCATGATTATTACGCGTTCAATTATACGGCTGCGGTGCGGTTTTTGCGAGTGCTCGTGGCTGCTCCACAGGTGTAAGTATACATCTGAGAAGGAGCGCTTTCGCTTCGCGGGCTCGAGGTTTCGAGCAATGCGAGTATTAACTATCGACGCGGACAGAAGCAGCGAACTGTAATTGTGTGGTTAGCGAGGTAGAAAAAACGATTAAAGTTCAAGAAAAAGTACGCGAAGGGAGCGTTCGGGGAGGAAAGGGAGGGAGGAGGGGAGAGGGGGAGAAATGAGGTATTATTGTCTCGTAACTCTTTTGGCAAAGTCACTGGCGCCCGAAAAACAGACTCACTATATTTCGGGTTGtctcctctttctcctttcgCGATCGGATTTCACGATTTCGACGCCTGCTCgcatatatttatgtacatTCTTTCGTACGTGTGTCTGTGTCCGGCTCCGTATACGACGTATAAAGCGCTCATATAAACCTGAAAGTACGAACGTCCTGTCTCCGTGAGAGTGTACACATTATGCATATCAAATGGGAAGCATCCTGGTCGAGATTTCGTCGACAACACCCCGCCGCACATGTGACTTTCCCcgtatttattttcgagtaaaagcTGACCCGGTAATGACGGAATTAACCGGGCGGACTGcggttgtttttttctcttattactCCGAGAGCAATTTTTCATCGGCAAGCATATTTGCTGGCAGGCGAAAGAATCGAGCGTCGAATTATCCATGGCCCTGACCGTGGATCACTTTTTCGGCCAGGCGATCCTGcagcttcaatttttcaaagggAGCCAATTTATTCTCTCCTACGACTCATAAATCTCCTAATCATTTTATGCCGATTTCATATTTTGCCGATCGTTCCGTCAACGCGTGTGACGacgagtttttttattctggaTTTAAATCCCGCGTAGGCTCGAATGGAAACAATTTTGGTGCTCTTCGAAAGTCCAAACTCCGGCGATAGCCTGCGCCAGTTGGCTCGCGCCACAAGCTTTAATGGACCGAGGAATTTTTACTGCGCCCGTAACTCTTGAAGAAATTGAGATTTTTAAACCGATTCGCTTCTCTCTCAAGGGTGCAATCGGCTCTGCGGACCGAGCCGAAGTTACTTGCACGATTTCTCCTTGGACCGGagcgaaatttggaaaaaaacaatttatttgaaatcagACGGAATCGCAGATTTCATTCCGGGCCAAACGATCTCAAAAGCGCAGCTCGAAGATTGAAACAAAGGAAAAAAGTGACTCACCCGTCGTCGGGTCTCTCAGGGTAATTATCCTGCCCAACATTTCTGGAGTCATCGGCACTCGGAACACTCGCTGGAGGGTTTTGTTGAGGATGTGGATGTTCCTGATGATTGGACCCTCGAGTTTGTGATCGCGACGAGGGTTGTTCGTTGCTCGCTGAAGAAACGTGATGTCTGTTTTGTTGCTGTTGGTTCGTAGCCTGTTGCGGCACTTGTTGTTGTCTCGGCCGAGTCCTCCGAAAGTCTTGATTGTAATTGGCGTATCTGGTGTCCTGGTTAGTAGAGCCGGAGGAGCCGGAGTTGCCGAGATAATGGTGGCGATGTCCGGCGTACGATTCTTGGGCTCGGAGTTGTTGTTCTCTCTGgcgttgttgctgctgttgatgCTGATGCTGGTACTGGGCCGGGGTGATGTACGGTTCGTTCTCGTATCTTCTGTCGTCGTTGAAcgccggtgcgggcgtcggtGGCAAAACCGCATTCAAGCGTAAATTACTGATTGCCGATTGGGGAGTTTGGCCACCGGGGAAAGCGTACGAGGACGAAGCCGCCAATTGAAATGGAAAACTGAAGTTGGCCAGAGACATTCTCGAACAGTTGGACtagaaatttcagttttttcgagaacgtccgctgctctctctctctctctctctctatatcgTCGGCACTGCTGCAGTATTTCTTCCGGTTATTCGATGAATTTGAGCTCAGTGAACGTTCCTTGCCATTCGAGACAAAGCCATTTTGGCACTGGCGCACGTCGCTTTacgtttctttgtttttccttattttttcgtAGATTCAAAGGACTCTTCCTCACTGAACGAGTAAGGCGTCAATGTCGACCTCCATTATTTAGCCGAGAGCGAGCGTTTATGTCCTCTGCCTCGCGAGGACTTTCCGTATCGGGGTCCACTCTTTCAGCTCGATGACCTTGGAATACCATCAAGGTATTCGAGAGTACGAGCTACCAGGAAGATCGAAAAACCATTCTGCTCCGCGCCTGCGAACAAAAGGGTTCTGCGCTCATAAAAACCATTCGTTTCGTCACTTACGAACGCCTTCGAAATTCTGCATATTTATGCGACGACTTTGTTTCGTTATACCGTGTGTCAGTGATATTTCACTGGAAATGGGACTCGAAAAAGCCCCTCGTAACGATCATTAGATCTTGACATTTGCACGAGCCCAACATTCGCTTCGGTATGACTGTATATCCGAAAGTTTATTCCCTTAAAATCGCACCGACTAACTTTTCCTAACGAGTCTGCATAACCTGTACCAAGAATTACAATCGCGACTAACGCTATTATTTCAAATTGTGCAATCGTACTTAAGTTTTAATATGCATATACATCTGGAAAGTAACTATCACTGCTGGTTTTATATCCACGTTATTAAATGTATGTTAACGAGACAACCGGGTCCATTAGTGTATATTTATCCAAGCGTATTATTTAACATTGGCAACTTTATGATCAGGACATAAAATCAACCCTTCGTTCGTGGGATAAAGAAACACGGGGAGGGGGAGCGAATTCGCGCATTTTTCACGTTGCAGCTGCAAtaaaacgtggaaattggtgTCTCGCGGGGCAACAAAActgtaaaaacatttttttcatgattttttcgtaGCATTTGGAGTTTGAGTAAAACGTCGGAATATGAAGAGAGTGAAAAACCACAATATTCCCATACGAATAATTAGATCACGCATCAGGAGTTTCGTGAAAGTTTTCACCGCTCCTACCGGaggcgaaaaataaaatttgtggtGTCCTGAATACGAACTGGTCCTGTCATTTGAATGTCATTTTCAGTGATGGGACCATTAGAACCGAAATAGCCAGGAGCAGTCTCAAAATAGAATAAAGTAGGCTGACGTTTGTCGACGAGTTTGGTGGACCTGCTCGAATCGTCGTACAACCGCGCGACTCGAAAGAGCGTCGATCTTCCGAAGGAATGAGTTTCACAATTTCAACCTGAATCAATCGTAGGGCgattaatgaaataatttccgAGTGGAAAAATATCTTGGCGCACGAAAGTTGACCGGACGAATCTTCTGTTAATTCATTCGTACTTATTACCTTGAAAAacataatgaagaaaaatgtcaaattgATTATGATACGAATCCAATTATTAAACGCGCGTTGAAATACTCGTAGAATTTTAATGTCAAGATCGccgaaaaaatttgtacgaCCGTCGAACCGGGCTTAATCCTCGTTTCGACATCCCAAAGTTTTACGATTCGACCTACCCGCACTTTCTTTCCAACGTATCTCGCCTCTTTGACACGAGACCAGAATGCCAAAAGCCAAAGTAGTATAGAATTTGTTTTCGGCTCAGGAATATCCCGCCAACGTGCCACGAACCTCCTCGCGCTCTAACGATTCTCGACACCTTCCGCACCTGCGCTCATTCACCGCACGACTCGGATCCTGGTCGCCTTTAATTACGTGACGAAATCATCGCCGACGATCAATAAAACATATTATCATTGCTATTGCGTCTATATATATGTTTGCTAATGATTTTATGGATCCAAAAGAGTCAACATTGACATTAGAACCTTTTTTTATTGTGCAGGCTGAATAGGACGAACACAAAGATACATTCCGGGTCGCGGAATTCTCTACCGAATGCGAGAAACATTCCGACTTCAAATAATTTTGTCGATCGAGAGGTAAAAAGATTCCTCGTCAAACATCAAAAAGTTCGAAATGAGAGGAATCCGAAGATAAAGTGAAATTGAGTAGAATATAAACTATAAACACTGCAAAAAATGGCTGTTTCCAGCCAAGAAAAATCCTCGTTgcacgattttcgaaaaaatggtgaatttCGAGTCTTTTTTGCGACTTTCAGGTGGTCTATTCGTATCCTAAAGTCGCTCCAGGCTGCTTAGTATaccgaaaatttatttattgatttctCCGATACGAAGAAAGTAGACTTACTGGTCACGCATTTTTGAAGGGAAAGGCGGCAGAGCGAAAAAAAGGAGTAGCTCACATGCATATcggatttttttacattctccTTTTTTCGGAGAGAAACGTGAGATCGCGCAGGGGGAGGGATTCGTATGTCGTTGGTGCGCATACACTCGAAAAAGCGAGGGAATACGTTGGAGTATAGTTGTGTGTTTATGCGAACATTTACATGAAAAGAAACCGCGATCGCGAGGAGAGAGACACGTATTTATATACTTTTGGATGGAGCGATCGAACAGTAGCCGGAAAGGCTGTCAGCAGCACCTGCTTCTCTAATTGACAAGCAATCAGAAGCTGCCTCTCCCGTGGTCACGATCTGGAGGGCATTTTTCTAATTACACCTTTATAAATCCGTCCTGCGCGAGAGCGCagcggaaaaaataaaagtcgaTCTCGTCCCCGAGGCTTACATACGCccgttgtttatttttttagggAATTCAATTCTCAACGTTTCGAAAACGCCGTTGACGAGCGAGACCTCAAATGTGGTTGAAGGCTCGAAGATTTTGCCGGCGAAACCGGAGCTTTGGCCGTGCTCGTTGAattaaaaactttcaaaaatagAACCACCAATTTAAATAAAGAGAGggaaaacgaaataataatgtGTTGGGATGACATTTGAGAAGCGATTTTTCGGAACGAGCCGCCGTACCGTCGTCACCGGTCGTCACATGTACAGAAGCGTGAACTCAGCCTCGTCCTTGTTGAATGATTAATGTATGTCTCTCGACGCATTAAAGAGGATTTGGGTTGTGGTGATTCGCGGAGTCAACGAGTTTATAGAGTTCGCGAAAAAGCACACAGCGATTAAGTATTCACTTTGTTCATTGATcgagcaatatttttcgaggcagatttaaaattgattttttattcttcggaTTTATTAAATCTTGATCGATGATTCCAGCTCGTCTCTTAATGGGCGAATCGGTAGGAAAAATTGACGAAGATTCGTTTCGAACGAATGTTCAAGTTTTTACAAATCTCTCGAACCATTTAATCCCAAGAATCGAACCTCCCAAGCATCGATCGGTTTGCGACAGTgcctttttcttattttatatcACTTGCAAAGCGAAAGTCCGATAAAGACACTTGGACTACAGAATAAAAGGTGTCAATCGCCATTGAAATTTCTCCGATTTGGATAATCGCCGAGCTCTCTGTAATATTCCAGCGTGACACTCTCAGCGTTTCTTCACGAGCTCGCGAGTCCACGTGTTCTCATCGTAATTATGCAACGTGCGGACGCGATCAACAGCGAGAAAAAGAGGCCCAACACACTGTGACGGAACGTGCGTGCGAACGAGACGAGGTTGCTACGAATAGACATCGCGAGTATATCCCGAGGCGAAGGGATTACTCAGAGAGACTCGTCTGCCTCGGAGACATCAATGATCAAAACGAATGAACGATCGAAAGCCGCGACAAACACcttgaaacgagaaaaaccGAAGAattctttccaaatttttcgctCATGAAAACaagatcgaaatgaaaacatgCGAAGCAACTCACGTTTCATCGAATTATCCGGAGCTTGGAAAGCTCCTCGACACAATTGTCTCTCGTTGCGCACCAATAACGAGCGATTAAAACGCCCAGCCCCGAAAAATACGAGACTCCAATCACTAACGTACTCtcgaaaaaatactgaaaacacTGCCTCGAATCGATCTCAATACTTCGATCATCGATGCGCACGATTGTCACTGGgctagtgaaaaataaaaggaaataaGGCGCTACGAAGCGAGGGAAAAATTGACCGAGGAACGTGTCCGCGTCTCCACTTTCTATCCGCTTTTCCTACACGAGTTTTTACGCATATGTTTATCCTCATATGGATAGCACGAAAGAGTACGAGATTGCATTACCGAGCAGAAGGACTCGACGAAAGATCGGGGCGTTGCGCAAGTCGGTAGTTTCGTGAAATCACGTCAAAATTTCGAGCCCGTACAGCACATGGAAACGTGGACATAAAAGAGCGGTGATGAGAGTATCGTTTCGGGCTTGTGACGTGTCTCTGGATATGCATACATGTAGTACATAATGCTTGTGTATATATTAAGGGATACGTACGTATAACGATAAGCTGCAACGTGTCACGTTATTTTGAAGTCACGAATGAATATCGAGGGAGCCGAGGAGCGAATTTCTCTGGGACGAGCGGTCCAATCCTCTGCCAGGTGGTTGCAAGGTTTTCGTACTTTTGAACTTCCCAAAAACTTAGTCTCGACGAGGATATTCCGGGAGAAATACATGGGACAACATTTCACGTTTGTTTATCTCGAGGGCAATCACTCCAATGGAATTTGTCGAATTTTTATCGCAGACGGATCGTtaaacggatgaaaaattgtctGGAACCTCTCAGACTGTAAGTCGGAATTGTTCTCCGCCTTGACTAATTGATTGCAAAGTTTCCAAGCCGCAACGCGCTCGGCTAATCGCTGTTCGATTTAACTGAGCGGACCGCgttgtttttttccaatgcGATACCACGGAAACGTGCGTGTAACGCTCGAGCGACGAGCGACAACTGAAAGAAACGTTACCGAGACCGCGAAAGGGATAAAGACCGCGAGTCAaagcaaaagagagagagatcgagcGTGCGAGCTCGTGCTAGCCTCACTGAGCTGTAAGATTCGCTGGATGCTGTCCCTCCATACATACATAATCGGAGAGGCGAgcactctctctttctctctttccctctccgaCTCTCTTTCCaatcttcctttctctctttcttcattCCAAAGGCTCTCGGCGATTTCATTCCTCGAAAATGaagtttcttctctttctcctcctccCTCCTCTTCGCAGAGCTCATTTTCATCGTAAGTCTCGATCGTTGTTTCTCGATTCTATCGAAACTCcttccatttttctcttcttctttatTCAACTCGGCAGTTTCTGCTCCTTGCACCGTTTCCACTCCGCGGAACTCGATCCTTGTGAGCAACCAACGAAAGTAGATAAGCCCAAAACTCGAAGTCATTTCCGTTTGCGTCAACGAAATCCTGCACGGAGAAAACTGATTCGTTCTGTATAGCGAggaatgtattatttttcaagaatttttttaatatttaaccaccgattacaaacagcatatttctttgaattttacaatttttcgtcccttcaattctaaactGCTTTATGTGGAttgcaaaaagtgatgcacgtgaaaactatatttcgttttgttctaCGAGTGTTatattcatcgtgtcagactagcacttaccgattagtggaaatttattgtaaatcacaaactttcactgtcagcatagtaaattctatgatttaAATATACACGAATATGCACCGAACATTTTACCGTGcatatactttttttcaggattgctcgagcatactttacaatataaacattcgaagtgactgaaaacatttttcactatgcttatagagaaaaagattttcgagtcttttg
This genomic window contains:
- the spz3 gene encoding protein spaetzle 3 encodes the protein MSLANFSFPFQLAASSSYAFPGGQTPQSAISNLRLNAVLPPTPAPAFNDDRRYENEPYITPAQYQHQHQQQQQRQREQQLRAQESYAGHRHHYLGNSGSSGSTNQDTRYANYNQDFRRTRPRQQQVPQQATNQQQQNRHHVSSASNEQPSSRSQTRGSNHQEHPHPQQNPPASVPSADDSRNVGQDNYPERPDDGYTRVNGGAYGSADAKTSIHAILDYDDDDESNVEDYYDDEAADMPKNTRVTPIQGPIYVKNGTVPVVPLYSYPQLNNGSFVQIPILWTALSVALGVELRGDLVKGTPCIKRYHQLYCPTAGKTYPTDRIEHFIDENKALMKRMYGVFEMDEDFGPPSHQPGRRRRRNAKFGEPDGGPSLRYANDDPVIEGGDSIFSKARKTRQTSVNAGGNESGRIDACESKAEIVTPYWAKNSAAKTRAIVNTQHFEQAIHQEMCTKTHTNRCHGECGCEQKYKWHRLLAYDPDDDCKGIFMDWFIFPSCCVCRCEPTSAASRIFSPKQTNRN